The following proteins are encoded in a genomic region of Methanoculleus bourgensis MS2:
- the cobN gene encoding cobaltochelatase subunit CobN produces MKITIVAWGSELLQFSSAAREAGIDLSAWQVHELRDDPEKRRKCIESCRGSDVILVHPSNDPVWDDILGGLAEGIPVIAFGYTDAWWSASTVPLAVVSTVSAYFLYGGPENIRNLIRYVQAEVAGMDVAYDPPQETRWEGIYHPDAGCVFDDPDAYLAWYPSRHPVRVGLLFSRTHWANRDLAVEDALIRELEKYYDLLPVFCFGLPDEEIGARSDREVVETFFEGRISALIDARTFTPPRDADAFTKTLERLGVPVFHPLILYHQTETEWRSNIDGMRGSDVSWYVAMPEFLGGIEMVPIGAAENPDLTGTEGERHVPIDGRVEKFVARVRRWIDLAQKPAEERQVAFILHNKPCSSVEATVGAGAHLDTLESVARVLEAMHNRGYAVESPGSGRALIETIMNKKAVSDFRWTSVEEIVRRGGALALVEPEEYAAWFETLPPGARTRIIEAWGQPPGEEINGVPPAMVYEGKIVVTGVRYGNAIVCVQPKRGCAGPRCDGEVCRILHDPGVPPTHQYLATYRYIGETFGADVVIHVGTHGNLEFLPGKSVALSDACFPDIAIGTVPHLYIYNADNPPEGTLAKRRSYATLVDHMQAVMTSSDLYAGLKELEEQIADYNRAKGVDPARAHALEHTIADLLEETGIVDEIGFRGHHEHGSSFEEVIAAAHTAVTRIADTRIPDGMHIFGEIPEGERRAEFIHAIMRYDGEVRGAVLRMTGHDASTADDALLQDAEAAAKDLIAAALAGEPLDRAAERILSGSLRRLDLDALEGIRAGVLNLAARIDASDEMGSLLSGCAGGYIPPGPSGLITRGKPEVLPTGRNFYSLDPFRIPTRAAWRIGTRLAESIIQKYVEEQGRIPENIGMYWMASDVMWADGEQLAQVFSLIGVEPVWIDGKVRSFRVIPLEELGRPRIDVTVRMSGILRDCFYTCIELLDDAIREVAALDEPPDRNFIRKHALQGMGTARIFGSRPGTYGNGVSLAVYASAWKEEADLAEVFLRWNSYAYGRDNFGEESRETFSAQLATIDLTFNKTVTDEYDLLGCCCYFGAHGGLTGAARALSNRDVPAYYGDTRDRDRVEVRTLAEEIQRVVRARLLNPKWIEGMKRHGYKGAGDISRQVGTVYGWEATTEEVDDRIFDDIARTFVLDAEMRQFFEDENPWALEEIGRRLLEAHGRGLWDADPDVLDGLRAAYLEMEGWIEDRMGDTGGDVQGGAVRVVTLKDLEALREGE; encoded by the coding sequence ATGAAGATAACCATAGTTGCTTGGGGCAGCGAACTGCTGCAGTTTTCCAGTGCGGCGCGGGAGGCCGGGATTGACCTCTCTGCGTGGCAGGTACATGAACTGAGAGACGATCCCGAGAAGCGGAGGAAGTGCATCGAGTCGTGCCGGGGATCAGACGTTATCCTGGTCCACCCCTCGAATGACCCGGTCTGGGACGATATCCTCGGCGGCCTCGCGGAGGGGATCCCCGTCATAGCGTTCGGCTACACCGATGCCTGGTGGTCGGCATCGACCGTCCCGCTCGCGGTCGTCTCCACGGTGAGCGCCTACTTCCTCTACGGGGGGCCTGAGAATATCAGGAACCTGATCCGCTACGTCCAGGCCGAGGTCGCCGGGATGGACGTCGCCTACGACCCCCCGCAGGAGACCCGCTGGGAGGGGATCTACCACCCTGATGCGGGTTGCGTCTTCGACGACCCCGACGCATACCTTGCCTGGTACCCCTCCCGGCACCCCGTCCGCGTCGGGCTCCTCTTCTCCAGGACACACTGGGCGAACAGGGACCTTGCCGTCGAGGACGCCCTGATCCGGGAACTCGAGAAGTACTATGATCTCCTCCCGGTCTTCTGCTTCGGTCTCCCTGACGAGGAGATCGGGGCGCGATCCGACCGGGAGGTGGTAGAGACCTTCTTTGAAGGCCGGATCTCTGCGCTCATCGACGCGCGGACGTTCACGCCGCCCCGTGACGCCGATGCCTTCACAAAAACACTCGAGAGGCTCGGCGTGCCGGTCTTCCACCCCCTGATCCTCTACCATCAGACCGAGACCGAATGGAGGAGCAATATAGACGGGATGCGCGGGAGCGACGTCTCCTGGTACGTTGCGATGCCCGAGTTCCTGGGCGGGATCGAGATGGTGCCGATCGGTGCGGCCGAGAACCCTGACCTGACGGGCACCGAGGGCGAGCGGCACGTCCCCATAGACGGACGGGTGGAGAAGTTCGTGGCCCGGGTCAGGAGGTGGATCGACCTTGCACAAAAACCGGCCGAAGAGAGGCAGGTGGCCTTCATCCTCCACAACAAGCCCTGCTCCTCGGTCGAGGCGACGGTCGGGGCCGGGGCGCACCTCGATACACTGGAGAGCGTCGCCCGGGTCCTTGAGGCGATGCACAACCGGGGGTATGCGGTTGAGTCTCCGGGGAGCGGGAGAGCCCTGATCGAGACCATCATGAACAAAAAAGCGGTCAGCGACTTTCGCTGGACGTCGGTCGAGGAGATCGTCCGGAGGGGAGGCGCCCTTGCCCTGGTGGAGCCGGAGGAGTATGCCGCCTGGTTCGAGACGCTCCCTCCCGGTGCCAGGACCCGTATCATCGAAGCGTGGGGGCAGCCGCCCGGCGAAGAGATCAATGGGGTTCCACCGGCGATGGTCTACGAGGGGAAGATCGTCGTCACAGGTGTCCGTTACGGGAACGCCATCGTCTGCGTCCAGCCGAAGCGCGGGTGCGCCGGGCCGCGGTGCGACGGCGAGGTCTGCAGGATCCTCCACGACCCGGGCGTCCCGCCGACCCACCAGTACCTTGCAACCTACCGCTACATCGGGGAGACGTTCGGCGCAGACGTCGTCATCCATGTCGGCACGCACGGGAACCTCGAGTTCCTCCCGGGGAAGTCGGTCGCCCTCTCTGATGCCTGCTTCCCTGACATCGCCATCGGGACCGTCCCCCACCTCTACATCTACAACGCCGACAACCCGCCCGAGGGGACGCTCGCCAAGCGGCGGAGTTACGCGACCCTGGTCGACCACATGCAGGCGGTGATGACCTCAAGCGACCTCTACGCCGGCCTGAAGGAACTCGAGGAGCAGATCGCCGATTACAATCGGGCGAAGGGCGTCGACCCGGCGAGGGCGCATGCGCTCGAGCACACTATCGCCGACCTCCTCGAGGAGACGGGCATCGTGGACGAGATAGGGTTTCGCGGTCACCATGAACATGGATCGTCGTTTGAGGAGGTGATCGCCGCCGCCCATACCGCCGTAACCAGGATCGCCGATACCCGGATCCCTGACGGGATGCATATCTTCGGGGAGATACCTGAAGGCGAGCGTCGGGCAGAGTTCATCCATGCCATCATGCGCTACGACGGTGAGGTTCGGGGTGCTGTGCTCAGGATGACGGGGCATGACGCCTCGACCGCTGACGACGCCCTGCTGCAGGACGCCGAAGCCGCGGCAAAGGACCTCATCGCCGCGGCCCTTGCAGGGGAGCCCCTGGACCGGGCGGCGGAACGGATCCTCTCCGGCAGCCTCCGCCGCCTTGACCTGGATGCGCTCGAAGGGATCAGGGCCGGCGTCCTCAACCTTGCGGCGCGGATCGACGCCTCCGACGAGATGGGAAGCCTGCTTTCAGGTTGTGCGGGGGGCTACATCCCGCCCGGCCCCTCCGGGCTGATCACCCGCGGAAAACCGGAGGTTCTCCCCACCGGGCGTAACTTTTACTCGCTTGACCCCTTCCGCATCCCCACCCGCGCCGCGTGGCGGATCGGGACGCGGCTTGCCGAGAGTATCATCCAGAAGTACGTCGAGGAGCAGGGACGGATCCCGGAGAACATCGGTATGTACTGGATGGCATCTGACGTCATGTGGGCCGACGGCGAGCAGCTCGCGCAGGTCTTCTCCCTCATCGGGGTCGAACCGGTCTGGATCGACGGCAAGGTCAGGTCCTTCCGCGTTATCCCGCTCGAAGAACTCGGGCGGCCGAGGATCGATGTCACCGTCAGGATGAGCGGGATCCTCAGGGACTGCTTCTACACCTGCATTGAACTTCTGGATGACGCTATCCGTGAGGTCGCCGCGCTGGACGAGCCCCCTGATAGGAACTTCATTCGGAAGCACGCCCTCCAGGGGATGGGGACTGCCCGGATCTTCGGGAGCAGGCCGGGCACCTACGGCAACGGCGTCAGCCTGGCGGTCTACGCATCGGCGTGGAAGGAGGAGGCTGACCTTGCGGAGGTCTTCCTCAGGTGGAACAGTTACGCCTACGGGAGAGACAACTTCGGCGAGGAGTCGCGGGAGACCTTCTCCGCGCAGCTTGCGACCATCGACCTCACCTTCAACAAGACGGTGACCGATGAGTACGACCTCCTCGGGTGCTGCTGCTACTTCGGGGCGCACGGCGGGCTGACCGGGGCGGCAAGGGCGCTCTCGAACCGGGACGTGCCCGCCTACTACGGCGATACCCGCGACCGGGACCGCGTGGAGGTCAGGACGCTCGCAGAGGAGATACAGCGGGTCGTCAGGGCGCGGCTCCTCAACCCGAAATGGATCGAGGGGATGAAGCGACACGGCTACAAGGGTGCCGGGGATATATCCAGGCAGGTGGGAACCGTCTATGGGTGGGAGGCGACGACGGAGGAGGTGGATGACCGGATCTTCGACGACATCGCCCGCACGTTCGTCCTGGACGCAGAGATGCGGCAGTTCTTCGAGGATGAGAACCCCTGGGCGCTTGAGGAGATCGGGAGGCGGTTGCTTGAGGCGCACGGTCGCGGCCTCTGGGATGCCGACCCTGATGTCCTCGATGGATTGCGGGCAGCCTACCTGGAGATGGAGGGCTGGATCGAGGACCGGATGGGCGATACCGGCGGCGACGTCCAGGGCGGTGCGGTCCGTGTGGTTACCCTGAAGGACCTGGAAGCACTGCGGGAGGGAGAATGA
- a CDS encoding ASKHA domain-containing protein has protein sequence MPTATFLPGYRKAVVPSGTTILDAARAAGLPMNVVCGGQGKCGKCLVFIKDGTVSFDTEDCRRFFSNNEIASGACLACRATIVGDVRVEVPAESLIQEQKILVEIPGMKEVPLKPAVWKYEVHLTPPSLDDTTPDLARLLEGIEGQEGPPPNRIYAPLEVLRYLPQVLRRSGWHVTGTVALVPGGYRLLNVDEGDTTGRLYGAAVDLGTTTVVAYIRSLTDGRVLATASNYNRQISCGEDILSRVNFARKSGLSRLQQLAAESINESLKSASDAGGIDLEEIFEVVIAGNTVMTHLLLGIDPSYMIAEPYIPVVRRMLSTAAGRIGIAAHRNAGVYTFPAVSNFIGGDIIADILASGMADRDEVSLMVDIGTNFEAVLGNRDWMLSCAGAAGPALEGGEVLFGMRANPGAIERVRVDAGTLTPSYSTINGIRPRGICGSGLIDLIAELIRACVIDRTGQINLEIDNPRIRRGPYHPEFVVAWKKETSIGKDIVITENDIRNLIMSKAAIHGACMTLLDAAGLTPRDIGRIYFSGAFGNYLNKENAITIGLIPEVPLERVENIGNGAIAGANIALVNRERRKALDGIALRITYIELNTEPSFMDRYTSSCFLPHTDLALFPHVQQMLEACRARQG, from the coding sequence ATGCCGACCGCGACGTTCCTCCCGGGCTACCGGAAGGCGGTCGTGCCCTCCGGCACGACCATCCTTGACGCGGCGCGTGCAGCCGGCCTCCCTATGAACGTGGTCTGCGGCGGGCAGGGAAAGTGCGGTAAGTGCCTTGTCTTCATCAAAGACGGCACAGTATCATTCGATACTGAGGATTGCCGCAGGTTCTTCTCAAATAACGAGATCGCCAGCGGGGCATGCCTTGCCTGCCGGGCAACCATCGTCGGGGATGTCCGTGTGGAGGTCCCGGCAGAGTCGCTCATCCAGGAGCAGAAGATCCTCGTGGAGATCCCGGGCATGAAGGAGGTCCCGTTAAAACCCGCCGTCTGGAAGTACGAGGTCCATCTCACGCCCCCGTCCCTCGACGACACCACACCCGACCTCGCCCGCCTGCTGGAGGGGATCGAAGGTCAGGAAGGCCCGCCCCCCAACCGTATCTACGCACCGCTCGAGGTCCTCCGCTACCTCCCGCAGGTGCTCCGCCGGAGCGGGTGGCACGTGACCGGCACGGTCGCCCTGGTGCCCGGGGGCTACCGCCTGCTCAACGTGGACGAAGGCGACACCACAGGCCGGCTCTACGGGGCGGCCGTGGACCTCGGGACCACCACGGTCGTGGCCTATATCAGGAGCCTCACCGACGGCCGGGTCCTTGCTACGGCGTCCAACTACAACCGCCAGATCTCCTGCGGCGAGGATATCCTCTCCCGGGTGAACTTCGCCCGGAAGAGCGGTCTCTCCCGGCTGCAGCAACTTGCGGCGGAGAGCATCAATGAATCCCTGAAATCTGCCTCCGATGCCGGGGGGATCGATCTTGAGGAGATCTTTGAGGTGGTGATCGCCGGAAACACGGTGATGACCCACCTCCTCCTCGGGATCGACCCCTCCTACATGATCGCCGAGCCCTACATCCCGGTCGTGCGGCGGATGCTCTCGACGGCCGCCGGGCGGATCGGGATCGCGGCCCACCGGAACGCCGGGGTCTACACCTTCCCGGCGGTCTCGAACTTCATCGGCGGCGACATCATCGCCGATATCCTGGCGTCGGGGATGGCAGACCGCGACGAGGTCTCGCTCATGGTTGACATCGGCACAAACTTCGAGGCAGTGCTTGGCAACCGCGACTGGATGCTCTCCTGCGCGGGCGCTGCCGGCCCGGCCCTCGAGGGCGGGGAGGTGCTCTTTGGTATGCGGGCAAACCCTGGCGCGATCGAGCGGGTCCGGGTTGACGCTGGCACACTCACGCCGTCCTACTCGACGATCAATGGCATCCGGCCGCGGGGAATCTGCGGCTCAGGCCTCATCGACCTGATTGCAGAACTGATCCGCGCCTGCGTCATCGACCGAACAGGACAGATCAACCTGGAGATCGACAATCCCCGGATCCGGAGGGGGCCGTACCACCCTGAGTTCGTGGTGGCCTGGAAGAAGGAGACATCAATAGGGAAGGATATCGTCATCACCGAGAACGATATCAGGAACCTGATCATGAGCAAGGCGGCTATCCACGGGGCCTGCATGACGCTCCTCGATGCGGCGGGTCTTACGCCCCGCGATATCGGCAGGATCTACTTCTCGGGGGCGTTCGGGAACTACCTCAATAAAGAGAACGCTATCACCATCGGGCTGATACCTGAGGTGCCCCTGGAGCGGGTCGAAAACATCGGGAACGGGGCGATCGCCGGCGCGAACATCGCCCTGGTCAACCGGGAGCGGCGGAAGGCGCTCGACGGGATTGCTCTCCGGATCACCTACATCGAGCTGAACACGGAGCCGTCCTTCATGGACCGCTACACCTCGAGTTGCTTCCTGCCGCACACCGATCTCGCGCTCTTCCCGCACGTGCAGCAGATGCTTGAGGCGTGCCGGGCAAGGCAGGGGTGA
- the corA gene encoding magnesium/cobalt transporter CorA, which produces MQPEKSCEKLSIRVIDYTKDHLEERECIELTRAWSWISRQTVTWIDVVGVPEHDELVELGRQAGIHPLTMEDITVPDQRPKMEEFGSYLAVIVRMLSVEGGGIASEQVSMVFGENYVITFREQPFHIFDKVREKLHNEQSALRSAGPDFLVYTLLDAIVSVYLAILDQVDDRVEDLQGEVLAFADPLALKRIYALKEDLVTIRRAVVPAREVLGSLASRESALIRKETVPYFRDAYDRCIQAAEIAEFSRDTLAGVMDLHTSNQSNRLAEITKFLTIIATIFIPLSFIAGFYGMNFPNMPIVNSPFGFTSLLLLMIGIAAVMLLYFRKKRWI; this is translated from the coding sequence ATGCAGCCGGAAAAATCCTGTGAAAAACTCTCGATCCGGGTGATCGACTACACCAAAGACCACCTTGAGGAGAGGGAATGCATCGAACTCACCAGGGCCTGGTCATGGATCAGCCGTCAGACGGTCACCTGGATTGACGTTGTCGGGGTTCCGGAGCATGACGAACTCGTGGAGCTCGGCAGGCAGGCGGGCATCCACCCGCTCACGATGGAGGACATCACGGTTCCGGACCAGCGACCGAAGATGGAGGAGTTCGGGAGTTACCTCGCCGTCATCGTAAGGATGCTCTCGGTCGAAGGCGGTGGCATAGCAAGCGAGCAGGTCAGCATGGTCTTCGGGGAGAACTACGTCATAACGTTCCGTGAGCAGCCCTTCCATATCTTCGACAAGGTCAGGGAGAAACTCCACAACGAGCAGAGCGCCCTCCGGAGCGCAGGGCCTGACTTCCTCGTCTACACGCTCCTCGACGCCATCGTGAGTGTGTACCTCGCTATCCTCGACCAGGTCGACGACAGGGTGGAAGACCTCCAGGGCGAAGTCCTGGCGTTTGCAGACCCGCTTGCCCTGAAGCGGATCTACGCGCTCAAGGAGGACCTTGTGACCATTCGCAGGGCAGTCGTGCCGGCACGCGAGGTTCTCGGCTCGCTTGCGAGCCGGGAGTCGGCTCTCATCAGGAAGGAGACGGTCCCCTACTTCCGTGATGCATACGACCGGTGCATCCAGGCAGCCGAGATCGCCGAGTTCTCCCGGGACACTCTGGCCGGCGTTATGGACCTTCACACCTCGAATCAGAGCAATAGGCTCGCCGAGATCACGAAGTTTCTCACCATCATCGCGACCATCTTCATCCCACTCTCTTTCATCGCCGGGTTCTACGGGATGAACTTCCCAAATATGCCGATTGTGAACTCGCCCTTTGGATTTACTTCACTCCTCCTCCTTATGATAGGCATCGCAGCCGTGATGCTCCTCTACTTCAGGAAGAAGAGGTGGATATGA
- the purB gene encoding adenylosuccinate lyase, with protein MAIHPIDYRYGTPEMRAVWSEENRFRAIVMAEVALARAEAAHGMIPREDAETIAANAPNARLERAKEIEAEINHDMMAIVKAVTEVCGDAGRWIHYGATSNDILDTATALQIRDSLALIEEKLGRLLSVLLFRSAETKTLVCAGRTHGQIGVPTTYGLRFAIWASEISRQIERLRQMRPRVVVGHLTGAVGTQAALGDAGIEIQETMMEFLGIRSVDVSNQIISRDRYAEYFMFLANVATTLDKIGLEIRLMQRSEIGELAEAFGKKQVGSSTMPHKRNPIKSEQVCGLSRIVRSAVGPALQNNVLWDERDLTNSSPERVIFPEASVLADHILKVMTDVVEGLEFNKANIRKNLMMLRGVNLAESVMIELTKRGMNRQEAHEVMRTASMQALAEDRDLSQVLSQRPEVTRFVTRDELDALLDPDAYIGTAVRQVDRLIDKLRPLCP; from the coding sequence ATGGCAATCCATCCCATCGACTACCGCTACGGCACTCCGGAGATGCGTGCCGTCTGGAGTGAGGAGAACCGGTTCCGGGCGATCGTCATGGCCGAAGTGGCGCTGGCCCGGGCCGAAGCGGCGCACGGGATGATCCCCCGTGAGGATGCGGAGACGATCGCGGCCAATGCACCAAACGCCCGCCTTGAACGGGCGAAGGAGATCGAGGCCGAGATCAACCACGACATGATGGCGATCGTCAAAGCCGTCACCGAGGTCTGCGGCGACGCCGGCCGGTGGATCCACTACGGCGCGACCTCAAACGATATCCTGGATACAGCGACGGCCCTGCAGATCCGCGACAGCCTCGCGCTCATCGAGGAGAAACTGGGGAGACTCCTCAGTGTGCTCCTCTTCCGGAGCGCCGAGACAAAGACCCTCGTCTGTGCTGGCCGCACCCACGGCCAGATCGGCGTCCCCACCACCTACGGTCTCCGGTTCGCGATCTGGGCAAGCGAAATCTCCCGCCAGATCGAGCGGCTCCGCCAGATGCGCCCCCGGGTCGTTGTCGGGCATCTCACGGGAGCGGTGGGGACCCAGGCGGCGCTCGGGGATGCGGGTATCGAGATCCAGGAGACGATGATGGAGTTCCTCGGGATCAGGTCCGTTGACGTCTCAAACCAGATCATCTCCCGGGACCGCTACGCTGAGTACTTCATGTTCCTCGCAAACGTCGCGACAACGCTCGACAAGATCGGGCTTGAGATCAGGCTGATGCAGCGCTCCGAGATCGGGGAACTTGCTGAGGCGTTCGGGAAGAAGCAGGTGGGCTCAAGCACGATGCCCCACAAGCGAAACCCCATCAAGAGTGAGCAGGTCTGCGGCCTCTCCCGGATCGTGCGGTCCGCGGTCGGACCGGCCCTGCAGAACAACGTCCTCTGGGACGAGCGCGACCTGACGAACTCCTCGCCTGAGCGGGTGATCTTCCCGGAGGCCTCGGTGCTCGCCGATCATATCCTGAAAGTGATGACCGATGTGGTGGAGGGGCTCGAGTTTAACAAAGCAAACATCAGGAAGAACCTGATGATGCTCCGGGGCGTGAACCTGGCAGAGTCGGTGATGATCGAATTAACGAAGCGGGGCATGAACCGGCAGGAGGCGCACGAGGTGATGCGGACGGCAAGCATGCAGGCCCTCGCTGAAGACCGGGACCTCAGCCAGGTGCTCAGCCAGCGGCCGGAAGTCACCCGGTTCGTCACACGCGACGAGCTTGACGCGCTCCTCGACCCGGACGCGTACATCGGGACGGCGGTCAGGCAGGTGGACCGTCTGATCGATAAACTCCGGCCGCTTTGCCCGTGA
- a CDS encoding magnesium chelatase subunit D family protein, giving the protein MSYQARRNVLPFTAIVGQETMKRALILNAINPGIGGVLIRGEKGTAKSTAVRALADVLPGIDVIHGCPYSCNPAGDGGLCTACAEKRARGENLEVERRRVRVVDLPLGVTEDRVVGTVDVERAIREGTVTIDPGILAAVNRGILYIDEVNLLDDHVADVLLDAAAMGVNVVEREGISFSHPARFILVGTMNPEEGELRPQLLDRFGLQVTVEGIVNSAERVAIIRAAEAFECDSGECREAYAAAQEELRETITAARALLPSVTADDALLNAVAEACIRLGVRTHRADIAVVRTAKTIAALERRTVVTRDDIREAMELALPHRMRRKPFEEPRIDPEDLDEALENAGSGHDHSPRDDGDDAPDDGHHGGDGGELPPSGGDAAHETVLPVGDPIDPRKMSTPERRDTRERKRVSGRRLETFSAGNRGRYVSARYPTGTGDVALDATLRAAAPHQAVRDHNGMAVAVWREDIRERVRVGKVSVACVFVVDASGSMGATRRMESAKGAVLSMLLDSYRHRDRVGLVAFCGSSAEVLLPLCSSVDLAQKQLEDLPTGGKTPLGAGLVKGMEVLQQERRKNGEVIPMMVVISDGRANVPISGDVRHEVLGIAEEIRSQGIRTVVIDTEETMGSFLDLRLGYCRAVAEHAGGGYYPIADLSAGLLRDITTAERDAMIRPV; this is encoded by the coding sequence ATGTCATACCAGGCACGGAGGAACGTCCTCCCGTTCACCGCCATCGTCGGCCAGGAGACGATGAAACGCGCACTCATCCTCAATGCCATCAACCCGGGGATTGGCGGCGTACTCATCCGCGGCGAGAAGGGGACGGCCAAGTCCACCGCGGTCAGGGCGCTTGCCGACGTGCTCCCCGGGATCGATGTCATCCATGGTTGCCCTTATAGTTGCAATCCTGCCGGCGATGGCGGCCTGTGTACGGCCTGTGCTGAAAAGAGGGCTCGTGGCGAGAACCTGGAGGTGGAGCGGCGCCGGGTCCGCGTCGTCGACCTCCCGCTCGGGGTGACCGAGGACCGGGTGGTTGGCACCGTTGACGTGGAGCGGGCGATCCGTGAAGGAACGGTGACCATCGACCCGGGTATCCTCGCGGCGGTCAACCGCGGCATCCTCTACATCGACGAGGTCAACCTGCTGGACGACCACGTGGCCGACGTCCTCCTCGATGCTGCCGCCATGGGCGTCAACGTGGTGGAACGCGAAGGTATATCCTTCTCTCACCCCGCCAGGTTCATCCTGGTCGGCACCATGAACCCCGAGGAGGGGGAACTGCGGCCGCAACTCCTGGACCGGTTCGGGCTGCAGGTGACCGTGGAGGGGATCGTGAACTCCGCCGAGCGTGTGGCGATCATCAGGGCCGCCGAGGCGTTCGAGTGCGATTCCGGGGAGTGCCGGGAGGCATACGCCGCGGCGCAGGAAGAACTGCGCGAAACGATCACCGCTGCCCGGGCGTTGCTGCCGTCGGTCACGGCTGATGACGCCCTCCTGAACGCGGTGGCGGAGGCGTGCATCAGGCTCGGGGTCAGGACCCACCGCGCCGATATCGCCGTCGTCCGCACGGCAAAGACGATTGCCGCTCTCGAGAGGCGGACCGTCGTCACCCGCGACGATATCAGGGAGGCCATGGAACTTGCGCTCCCGCACCGGATGCGCCGGAAGCCGTTTGAGGAGCCGAGGATCGACCCTGAAGATCTCGACGAGGCGCTGGAGAATGCAGGGAGCGGGCACGACCATTCTCCCCGGGATGACGGGGACGATGCGCCCGATGACGGGCACCACGGCGGGGATGGTGGAGAGCTCCCTCCCTCCGGCGGGGACGCCGCACACGAGACCGTCCTCCCGGTCGGAGACCCAATTGATCCGAGAAAGATGAGCACGCCGGAACGGCGGGATACCCGGGAACGAAAGAGGGTTTCAGGCAGGCGGCTCGAGACCTTCTCGGCCGGGAACAGGGGCAGGTACGTCTCAGCCCGGTATCCGACCGGGACCGGCGACGTCGCGCTCGATGCCACGCTCAGGGCAGCCGCCCCGCACCAGGCGGTGCGCGACCACAACGGGATGGCGGTCGCCGTCTGGAGAGAGGACATCCGCGAGCGGGTCAGGGTGGGGAAGGTCTCTGTCGCGTGCGTCTTCGTGGTCGATGCCAGCGGTTCGATGGGAGCCACAAGGCGAATGGAGTCGGCCAAGGGCGCGGTCCTCTCGATGCTGCTGGACTCCTACCGGCACCGCGACCGTGTCGGGCTCGTGGCGTTTTGCGGGAGCAGCGCCGAGGTTCTCCTCCCGCTCTGTTCGAGCGTCGACCTCGCGCAGAAACAGCTGGAAGACCTCCCCACCGGTGGAAAGACGCCGCTAGGTGCCGGCCTGGTAAAAGGAATGGAGGTTCTCCAGCAGGAACGACGGAAGAACGGCGAGGTGATCCCGATGATGGTCGTCATCTCCGACGGCCGGGCAAACGTCCCCATCTCAGGCGACGTGCGTCACGAAGTCCTTGGCATCGCAGAGGAGATCCGGTCGCAGGGCATCAGGACAGTGGTCATCGATACCGAGGAGACCATGGGCTCGTTCCTGGATCTCCGGCTCGGCTACTGCAGGGCAGTCGCGGAGCATGCCGGCGGCGGCTACTACCCGATCGCAGACCTCTCCGCTGGTCTCCTGCGCGATATCACAACGGCCGAGCGGGACGCGATGATACGCCCCGTCTGA
- a CDS encoding ATP-binding protein, with the protein MIRPCTVVISGKGGTGKTTVAALLIDALVAAGERPVLAVDADPNTNLHEALGVAVTETLGSMREEAFTRSIPPGMDRMGYVRYRFHRALVEAEGYDLLAMGRPEGSGCYCFPNALLTECIETLERGYRFVIVDSEAGMEHIARGTVRSPDVLLITSDPGARGMRTASRIRDLAEALGLSRDRVYLVINRDREDAGTGSDIPLIARIPEDPGVGDADLAGTPIVGIPEDSPARVAVRALAGWLVGECARRRG; encoded by the coding sequence GTGATCCGGCCCTGTACCGTCGTCATATCAGGGAAGGGCGGGACCGGGAAGACAACGGTCGCGGCGCTCTTAATCGACGCGCTGGTCGCGGCCGGTGAGCGGCCGGTCCTCGCCGTGGACGCCGACCCGAACACGAACCTCCACGAGGCCCTGGGAGTCGCGGTCACGGAGACGCTCGGGAGCATGCGGGAGGAGGCCTTCACCCGGAGCATCCCGCCCGGAATGGACCGGATGGGCTATGTCAGGTACCGGTTCCACAGGGCGCTTGTTGAGGCAGAGGGCTATGATCTTCTCGCCATGGGGCGCCCCGAGGGGTCGGGATGCTACTGTTTCCCAAACGCCCTCCTCACCGAGTGCATCGAGACGCTCGAGCGCGGCTATCGGTTCGTCATCGTGGACTCCGAGGCCGGGATGGAGCATATCGCGCGGGGGACCGTCAGGAGTCCGGATGTCCTCCTGATCACAAGCGACCCGGGCGCCCGGGGGATGCGGACCGCCAGCCGCATCCGGGACCTCGCGGAGGCGCTCGGGCTCTCGCGGGACCGGGTTTACCTCGTCATCAACCGGGACCGGGAAGATGCCGGCACTGGTAGCGATATACCCCTCATCGCCCGGATCCCGGAAGACCCGGGCGTAGGGGATGCCGATCTCGCGGGGACGCCGATCGTCGGGATCCCGGAGGATAGCCCGGCGCGGGTGGCGGTGAGGGCGCTCGCCGGATGGCTTGTTGGGGAGTGTGCACGGCGGAGGGGGTGA